One stretch of Anabas testudineus chromosome 24, fAnaTes1.2, whole genome shotgun sequence DNA includes these proteins:
- the LOC113149104 gene encoding cytochrome P450 2K4-like isoform X2 yields the protein MGVLDVFLQHSSSASLFGALVVLLLVYIISSYIFSSKGNGKDPPGPKPLPVLGNLLQLDLERPYNTLMELSKKYGSVFTVYLGSSKVVVLTGYKTVKEALVDYAEEFGDRDQIQILNEINKGHGVVWSNGESWKEMRRFALTNLRDFGMGKKACEDKIIEECDYLIDVFKAFKGQPFDTTQPMNYAVSNIICSMVYGNRFEYDDPEFTSLVDRTNKNIKLLGSRAIRIYNLFPWIGKWFSEWKEFNMLTTANRNQNLRLLGRLKETLNPQMCRGFVDAFLIRKQTLEVGSFSANESGITNNHFHDENMMGTVFNLFAAGTDTTATTLRWGLLLMAKNPKIQDQVQEEINRVIGSRQVKVEDRKHLPFTDAVIHETQRVATVAPTALPHKTSQDVTFQGYFIKKGTTVYPHLMSVLQDENEWEKPHSFYPAHFLDKDGKFVKRDAFMPFSAGRRICLGESLARMELFIFFTTLLQRFRFTPPSGVSEEELDLTSRVGFTLSPSSHKLCAVSRM from the exons ATGGGCGTGttagatgtttttctgcagcactcCAGTTCTGCCTCCCTGTTTGGGGCTCTGGTGGTCCTGCTGCTGGTCTATATCATCTCCTCTTATATCTTCAGCTCCAAGGGGAATGGGAAAGATCCTCCGGGACCAAAACCACTTCCAGTGCTTGGtaacctgctgcagctggaccTAGAGAGACCGTACAACACATTGATGGAG CTTTCCAAGAAATATGGATCAGTGTTCACTGTCTATTTGGGATCCAGTAAAGTGGTGGTTCTAACAGGATACAAGACAGTGAAGGAGGCGCTTGTAGATTATGCTGAAGAGTTTGGAGACAGAGACCAAATTCAAATTCTGAATGAAATCAACAAAGGACACG GGGTTGTATGGTCTAATGGAGAGTCCTGGAAAGAGATGAGACGCTTTGCTTTGACAAATCTAAGAGACTTTGGGATGGGTAAGAAGGCCTGTGAGGACAAAATCATTGAGGAATGTGACTACCTCATTGATGTGTTCAAGGCGTTTAAAG GTCAACCATTTGATACCACTCAGCCAATGAACTACGCAGTCTCTAATATCATCTGCTCCATGGTTTATGGAAACAGATTTGAATATGATGATCCAGAGTTCACATCCCTCGTAGacagaactaacaaaaacattaaacttttGGGCTCCCGAGCCATAAGG ATATACAACCTGTTCCCATGGATCGGTAAATGGTTTAGTGAGTGGAAGGAGTTCAACATGTTGACTACTGCCAACAGGAACCAGAACTTACGGCTGCTTGGTCGTTTAAAAGAGACTCTCAATCCTCAGATGTGCAGAGGCTTTGTGGACGCCTTTCTGATCCGAAAGCAAACTCTGGAGGTGGGAAGCTTTTCTGCTAAC GAGTCTGGGATTACCAATAATCACTTCCATGATGAAAACATGATGGGGACAGTCTTCAATCTGTTTGCTGCTGGTACTGATACAACAGCGACAACACTGAGATGGGGACTTCTGCTAATGGCTAAAAATCCAAAAATACAAG ACCAGGTCCAGGAGGAGATCAACAGGGTGATAGGAAGTCGGCAGGTGAAGGTGGAGGACAGGAAGCACCTCCCCTTCACTGACGCTGTCATCcatgagacacagagagtgGCCACTGTCGCACCAACAGCACTTCCCCACAAAACGAGCCAAGACGTCACCTTCCAGGGCTACTTCATTAAAAAG GGGACCACAGTGTATCCTCACTTGATGTCTGTCCTGCAAGACGAAAACGAGTGGGAGAAGCCACACTCCTTCTATCCTGCTCACTTTCTGGACAAAGACGGGAAATTTGTCAAGCGAGATGCCTTCATGCCTTTTTCTGCAG GTCGAAGGATTTGTCTTGGAGAGAGTTTGGCCAGGATGGagctcttcatcttcttcaccaCCCTCCTGCAGCGCTTCCGTTTCACACCTCCTTCTGGAGTTTCAGAGGAGGAACTGGATCTGACTTCACGTGTGGGCTTCACCCTCAGTCCTTCATCTCATAAACTGTGCGCTGTCTCCCGTATGTGA
- the LOC113149104 gene encoding cytochrome P450 2K4-like isoform X1, with translation MGVLDVFLQHSSSASLFGALVVLLLVYIISSYIFSSKGNGKDPPGPKPLPVLGNLLQLDLERPYNTLMELSKKYGSVFTVYLGSSKVVVLTGYKTVKEALVDYAEEFGDRDQIQILNEINKGHGVVWSNGESWKEMRRFALTNLRDFGMGKKACEDKIIEECDYLIDVFKAFKGQPFDTTQPMNYAVSNIICSMVYGNRFEYDDPEFTSLVDRTNKNIKLLGSRAIRIYNLFPWIGKWFSEWKEFNMLTTANRNQNLRLLGRLKETLNPQMCRGFVDAFLIRKQTLEVGSFSANVGSGITNNHFHDENMMGTVFNLFAAGTDTTATTLRWGLLLMAKNPKIQDQVQEEINRVIGSRQVKVEDRKHLPFTDAVIHETQRVATVAPTALPHKTSQDVTFQGYFIKKGTTVYPHLMSVLQDENEWEKPHSFYPAHFLDKDGKFVKRDAFMPFSAGRRICLGESLARMELFIFFTTLLQRFRFTPPSGVSEEELDLTSRVGFTLSPSSHKLCAVSRM, from the exons ATGGGCGTGttagatgtttttctgcagcactcCAGTTCTGCCTCCCTGTTTGGGGCTCTGGTGGTCCTGCTGCTGGTCTATATCATCTCCTCTTATATCTTCAGCTCCAAGGGGAATGGGAAAGATCCTCCGGGACCAAAACCACTTCCAGTGCTTGGtaacctgctgcagctggaccTAGAGAGACCGTACAACACATTGATGGAG CTTTCCAAGAAATATGGATCAGTGTTCACTGTCTATTTGGGATCCAGTAAAGTGGTGGTTCTAACAGGATACAAGACAGTGAAGGAGGCGCTTGTAGATTATGCTGAAGAGTTTGGAGACAGAGACCAAATTCAAATTCTGAATGAAATCAACAAAGGACACG GGGTTGTATGGTCTAATGGAGAGTCCTGGAAAGAGATGAGACGCTTTGCTTTGACAAATCTAAGAGACTTTGGGATGGGTAAGAAGGCCTGTGAGGACAAAATCATTGAGGAATGTGACTACCTCATTGATGTGTTCAAGGCGTTTAAAG GTCAACCATTTGATACCACTCAGCCAATGAACTACGCAGTCTCTAATATCATCTGCTCCATGGTTTATGGAAACAGATTTGAATATGATGATCCAGAGTTCACATCCCTCGTAGacagaactaacaaaaacattaaacttttGGGCTCCCGAGCCATAAGG ATATACAACCTGTTCCCATGGATCGGTAAATGGTTTAGTGAGTGGAAGGAGTTCAACATGTTGACTACTGCCAACAGGAACCAGAACTTACGGCTGCTTGGTCGTTTAAAAGAGACTCTCAATCCTCAGATGTGCAGAGGCTTTGTGGACGCCTTTCTGATCCGAAAGCAAACTCTGGAGGTGGGAAGCTTTTCTGCTAACGTTGGT TCTGGGATTACCAATAATCACTTCCATGATGAAAACATGATGGGGACAGTCTTCAATCTGTTTGCTGCTGGTACTGATACAACAGCGACAACACTGAGATGGGGACTTCTGCTAATGGCTAAAAATCCAAAAATACAAG ACCAGGTCCAGGAGGAGATCAACAGGGTGATAGGAAGTCGGCAGGTGAAGGTGGAGGACAGGAAGCACCTCCCCTTCACTGACGCTGTCATCcatgagacacagagagtgGCCACTGTCGCACCAACAGCACTTCCCCACAAAACGAGCCAAGACGTCACCTTCCAGGGCTACTTCATTAAAAAG GGGACCACAGTGTATCCTCACTTGATGTCTGTCCTGCAAGACGAAAACGAGTGGGAGAAGCCACACTCCTTCTATCCTGCTCACTTTCTGGACAAAGACGGGAAATTTGTCAAGCGAGATGCCTTCATGCCTTTTTCTGCAG GTCGAAGGATTTGTCTTGGAGAGAGTTTGGCCAGGATGGagctcttcatcttcttcaccaCCCTCCTGCAGCGCTTCCGTTTCACACCTCCTTCTGGAGTTTCAGAGGAGGAACTGGATCTGACTTCACGTGTGGGCTTCACCCTCAGTCCTTCATCTCATAAACTGTGCGCTGTCTCCCGTATGTGA
- the LOC113149104 gene encoding cytochrome P450 2K4-like isoform X3, with amino-acid sequence MGVLDVFLQHSSSASLFGALVVLLLVYIISSYIFSSKGNGKDPPGPKPLPVLGNLLQLDLERPYNTLMELSKKYGSVFTVYLGSSKVVVLTGYKTVKEALVDYAEEFGDRDQIQILNEINKGHGVVWSNGESWKEMRRFALTNLRDFGMGKKACEDKIIEECDYLIDVFKAFKGQPFDTTQPMNYAVSNIICSMVYGNRFEYDDPEFTSLVDRTNKNIKLLGSRAIRIYNLFPWIGKWFSEWKEFNMLTTANRNQNLRLLGRLKETLNPQMCRGFVDAFLIRKQTLEESGITNNHFHDENMMGTVFNLFAAGTDTTATTLRWGLLLMAKNPKIQDQVQEEINRVIGSRQVKVEDRKHLPFTDAVIHETQRVATVAPTALPHKTSQDVTFQGYFIKKGTTVYPHLMSVLQDENEWEKPHSFYPAHFLDKDGKFVKRDAFMPFSAGRRICLGESLARMELFIFFTTLLQRFRFTPPSGVSEEELDLTSRVGFTLSPSSHKLCAVSRM; translated from the exons ATGGGCGTGttagatgtttttctgcagcactcCAGTTCTGCCTCCCTGTTTGGGGCTCTGGTGGTCCTGCTGCTGGTCTATATCATCTCCTCTTATATCTTCAGCTCCAAGGGGAATGGGAAAGATCCTCCGGGACCAAAACCACTTCCAGTGCTTGGtaacctgctgcagctggaccTAGAGAGACCGTACAACACATTGATGGAG CTTTCCAAGAAATATGGATCAGTGTTCACTGTCTATTTGGGATCCAGTAAAGTGGTGGTTCTAACAGGATACAAGACAGTGAAGGAGGCGCTTGTAGATTATGCTGAAGAGTTTGGAGACAGAGACCAAATTCAAATTCTGAATGAAATCAACAAAGGACACG GGGTTGTATGGTCTAATGGAGAGTCCTGGAAAGAGATGAGACGCTTTGCTTTGACAAATCTAAGAGACTTTGGGATGGGTAAGAAGGCCTGTGAGGACAAAATCATTGAGGAATGTGACTACCTCATTGATGTGTTCAAGGCGTTTAAAG GTCAACCATTTGATACCACTCAGCCAATGAACTACGCAGTCTCTAATATCATCTGCTCCATGGTTTATGGAAACAGATTTGAATATGATGATCCAGAGTTCACATCCCTCGTAGacagaactaacaaaaacattaaacttttGGGCTCCCGAGCCATAAGG ATATACAACCTGTTCCCATGGATCGGTAAATGGTTTAGTGAGTGGAAGGAGTTCAACATGTTGACTACTGCCAACAGGAACCAGAACTTACGGCTGCTTGGTCGTTTAAAAGAGACTCTCAATCCTCAGATGTGCAGAGGCTTTGTGGACGCCTTTCTGATCCGAAAGCAAACTCTGGAG GAGTCTGGGATTACCAATAATCACTTCCATGATGAAAACATGATGGGGACAGTCTTCAATCTGTTTGCTGCTGGTACTGATACAACAGCGACAACACTGAGATGGGGACTTCTGCTAATGGCTAAAAATCCAAAAATACAAG ACCAGGTCCAGGAGGAGATCAACAGGGTGATAGGAAGTCGGCAGGTGAAGGTGGAGGACAGGAAGCACCTCCCCTTCACTGACGCTGTCATCcatgagacacagagagtgGCCACTGTCGCACCAACAGCACTTCCCCACAAAACGAGCCAAGACGTCACCTTCCAGGGCTACTTCATTAAAAAG GGGACCACAGTGTATCCTCACTTGATGTCTGTCCTGCAAGACGAAAACGAGTGGGAGAAGCCACACTCCTTCTATCCTGCTCACTTTCTGGACAAAGACGGGAAATTTGTCAAGCGAGATGCCTTCATGCCTTTTTCTGCAG GTCGAAGGATTTGTCTTGGAGAGAGTTTGGCCAGGATGGagctcttcatcttcttcaccaCCCTCCTGCAGCGCTTCCGTTTCACACCTCCTTCTGGAGTTTCAGAGGAGGAACTGGATCTGACTTCACGTGTGGGCTTCACCCTCAGTCCTTCATCTCATAAACTGTGCGCTGTCTCCCGTATGTGA
- the LOC113149104 gene encoding cytochrome P450 2K4-like isoform X4 — translation MGVLDVFLQHSSSASLFGALVVLLLVYIISSYIFSSKGNGKDPPGPKPLPVLGNLLQLDLERPYNTLMELSKKYGSVFTVYLGSSKVVVLTGYKTVKEALVDYAEEFGDRDQIQILNEINKGHGVVWSNGESWKEMRRFALTNLRDFGMGKKACEDKIIEECDYLIDVFKAFKGQPFDTTQPMNYAVSNIICSMVYGNRFEYDDPEFTSLVDRTNKNIKLLGSRAIRIYNLFPWIGKWFSEWKEFNMLTTANRNQNLRLLGRLKETLNPQMCRGFVDAFLIRKQTLESGITNNHFHDENMMGTVFNLFAAGTDTTATTLRWGLLLMAKNPKIQDQVQEEINRVIGSRQVKVEDRKHLPFTDAVIHETQRVATVAPTALPHKTSQDVTFQGYFIKKGTTVYPHLMSVLQDENEWEKPHSFYPAHFLDKDGKFVKRDAFMPFSAGRRICLGESLARMELFIFFTTLLQRFRFTPPSGVSEEELDLTSRVGFTLSPSSHKLCAVSRM, via the exons ATGGGCGTGttagatgtttttctgcagcactcCAGTTCTGCCTCCCTGTTTGGGGCTCTGGTGGTCCTGCTGCTGGTCTATATCATCTCCTCTTATATCTTCAGCTCCAAGGGGAATGGGAAAGATCCTCCGGGACCAAAACCACTTCCAGTGCTTGGtaacctgctgcagctggaccTAGAGAGACCGTACAACACATTGATGGAG CTTTCCAAGAAATATGGATCAGTGTTCACTGTCTATTTGGGATCCAGTAAAGTGGTGGTTCTAACAGGATACAAGACAGTGAAGGAGGCGCTTGTAGATTATGCTGAAGAGTTTGGAGACAGAGACCAAATTCAAATTCTGAATGAAATCAACAAAGGACACG GGGTTGTATGGTCTAATGGAGAGTCCTGGAAAGAGATGAGACGCTTTGCTTTGACAAATCTAAGAGACTTTGGGATGGGTAAGAAGGCCTGTGAGGACAAAATCATTGAGGAATGTGACTACCTCATTGATGTGTTCAAGGCGTTTAAAG GTCAACCATTTGATACCACTCAGCCAATGAACTACGCAGTCTCTAATATCATCTGCTCCATGGTTTATGGAAACAGATTTGAATATGATGATCCAGAGTTCACATCCCTCGTAGacagaactaacaaaaacattaaacttttGGGCTCCCGAGCCATAAGG ATATACAACCTGTTCCCATGGATCGGTAAATGGTTTAGTGAGTGGAAGGAGTTCAACATGTTGACTACTGCCAACAGGAACCAGAACTTACGGCTGCTTGGTCGTTTAAAAGAGACTCTCAATCCTCAGATGTGCAGAGGCTTTGTGGACGCCTTTCTGATCCGAAAGCAAACTCTGGAG TCTGGGATTACCAATAATCACTTCCATGATGAAAACATGATGGGGACAGTCTTCAATCTGTTTGCTGCTGGTACTGATACAACAGCGACAACACTGAGATGGGGACTTCTGCTAATGGCTAAAAATCCAAAAATACAAG ACCAGGTCCAGGAGGAGATCAACAGGGTGATAGGAAGTCGGCAGGTGAAGGTGGAGGACAGGAAGCACCTCCCCTTCACTGACGCTGTCATCcatgagacacagagagtgGCCACTGTCGCACCAACAGCACTTCCCCACAAAACGAGCCAAGACGTCACCTTCCAGGGCTACTTCATTAAAAAG GGGACCACAGTGTATCCTCACTTGATGTCTGTCCTGCAAGACGAAAACGAGTGGGAGAAGCCACACTCCTTCTATCCTGCTCACTTTCTGGACAAAGACGGGAAATTTGTCAAGCGAGATGCCTTCATGCCTTTTTCTGCAG GTCGAAGGATTTGTCTTGGAGAGAGTTTGGCCAGGATGGagctcttcatcttcttcaccaCCCTCCTGCAGCGCTTCCGTTTCACACCTCCTTCTGGAGTTTCAGAGGAGGAACTGGATCTGACTTCACGTGTGGGCTTCACCCTCAGTCCTTCATCTCATAAACTGTGCGCTGTCTCCCGTATGTGA
- the LOC113149649 gene encoding cytochrome P450 2K1-like, translating into MGMLDVFLQQSISASLLGPLVILLLVYIISSNFRSHKGGKDPPGPKPLPVLGNLLQLDLKRPYNTLVEFSKKYGSVFTIYLGSKKVVVLAGYKTVKEALVDHAEEFGDRDQIEIVKEFNKGHGVIWANGDSWKELRRFALTNLRDFGMGKKACEDKIIEECHYLMEVFRTFKGESFDTTQPMNYAVSNIICSIVYGSRFEYDDPEFTSLVDRTNRNIQLLGSPSIQVYNLFPWIGKWFSSRKEIETLFQANQNQNLRLFSRLKETLNPQMCRGFVDAFLVRKQNVQKTGITNNPFHNENMMATVLNLFAAGTDTTATTLRWGLLLMAKYPKIQDQVQEEISRVIGSRQVQVEDRKNMPFTDAVIHETQRLANIVPMAIPHRTSQDVTFQGHFIKKGTTVYPLLTSVLYDETEWEKPHSFYPAHFLDKDGKFVKRDAFMPFSAGRRICLGESLARMELFIFLTTLLQRFRFTPPSGVSEEELDLTPRVGFTLNPSSHKLCAVSRM; encoded by the exons ATGGGGATGTTAGATGTTTTTCTCCAGCAGTCCATCTCTGCCTCCCTGCTGGGACCTCTGGTGATCCTGCTGCTGGTCTATATCATCTCCTCCAACTTCCGTTCCCACAAGGGTGGAAAAGATCCTCCAGGACCAAAACCACTTCCAGTGCTTGGtaacctgctgcagctggaccTCAAGAGACCATACAACACATTAGTGGAG TTTTCCAAGAAATACGGATCAGTGTTCACCATCTACTTGGGATCCAAAAAAGTGGTGGTCCTTGCTGGATACAAGACAGTGAAGGAGGCTCTTGTTGATCACGCTGAAGAGTTCGGAGACAGAGATCAAATAGAAATTGTTAAAGAGTTTAACAAAGGACATG GGGTCATATGGGCCAATGGGGATTCATGGAAAGAGTTGAGGCGCTTTGCTTTGACAAACCTCAGAGACTTTGGGATGGGTAAGAAGGCCTGTGAGGACAAAATCATTGAGGAATGTCACTATCTCATGGAAGTGTTCAGGACGTTTAAAG GTGAATCGTTTGATACAACCCAACCAATGAACTACGCAGTCTCTAATATCATCTGCTCAATAGTTTACGGCAGCAGATTTGAATATGATGATCCAGAGTTCACATCACTCGTAGACAGAACTAACAGAAACATTCAACTCTTGGGCTCCCCGTCCATACAG GTTTACAACCTGTTCCCATGGATCGGCAAATGGTTCAGTAGCAGGAAGGAAATCGAGACGTTGTTTCAAGccaaccagaaccagaacctaCGGCTCTTCAGTCGTTTGAAAGAGACTCTCAATCCGCAGATGTGCAGAGGCTTTGTGGATGCTTTCCTGGTCcgaaaacaaaatgtgcag AAAACTGGGATTACCAATAATCCCTTccacaatgaaaacatgatgGCGACAGTTCTTAATCTCTTTGCTGCTGGCACTGACACAACAGCGACAACACTGAGATGGGGACTTCTGCTAATGGCTAAATATCCCAAAATACAAG ACCAGGTCCAGGAGGAGATCAGCAGGGTGATAGGAAGTCGTCAGGTGCAGGTCGAGGACAGGAAGAACATGCCCTTCACTGATGCTGTCATCCATGAGACACAGAGACTGGCCAACATCGTACCCATGGCGATTCCTCACAGAACGAGCCAAGACGTCACCTTTCAGGGTCACTTCATTAAGAAG GGGACCACTGTGTATCCTCTCTTGACGTCTGTCCTGTATGATGAGACTGAGTGGGAGAAACCACACTCCTTCTATCCTGCTCACTTCCTGGACAAAGATGGAAAGTTCGTTAAGAGAGACGCCTTCATGcctttttctgcag GTCGTAGGATTTGTCTCGGAGAGAGTTTGGCCAGGATGGagctcttcatcttcctcaccaCCCTCCTGCAGCGATTTCGTTTCACTCCTCCTTCTGGAGTTTCTGAGGAAGAACTGGATCTGACTCCACGTGTTGGTTTTACCCTCAACCCTTCATCTCATAAACTGTGTGCTGTCTCCCGTATGTGA
- the LOC117152832 gene encoding cytochrome P450 2K1-like has product MGITDFLLQSFTSASLLGALLVLLLVYLISSASFSSNGEGNEPPGPTPLPVFGNLLQLNLKRLDYTLLQLSKKYGTVFSVSLGPKKVVVLAGYKTVKEALLNYADEFGERDPTRIAHEENKGHGIVWSNGNSWKEMRRFTITNLRDFGMGRKTCEDKIIEECHYLLEVFKNFKGEAFDTTQSMNYAVCNIICSIVYGSRFEYDDPRFTSMVDQTNRRIKLVGSASTQLYNLFPWIGKWFSDRREIQNINTFTRKQNLEIFSRLKETLNPQMCRGLVDVFLVQQQSLEESGNTNSHFHDENLMTTVQNLFAAGTETTSTTLRWALLLLAKYPKIQDQVQEELSRVIGSRQVQVEDRKNLPFTDAVIHETQRLANTVPMAAPHRMSQDVTFQGHFIKKGTTVFPLLTSVLYDEAEWEKPHSFYPAHFLDKDGKFVKRDAFMAFSAGRRICPGESLARMELFIFFTTLLQHFRFTPPPGVSEEELDLTPSGGFTLNPSPHKLCAVSLM; this is encoded by the exons ATGGGGATAAcagattttcttcttcagtcCTTCACTTCTGCCTCCTTGTTGGGGGCTTTGCTGGTCTTGCTGCTGGTCTACCTCATTTCCTCTGCCAGTTTCAGCTCTAATGGTGAGGGGAACGAACCTCCAGGACCCACACCTCTTCCTGTGTTTGGgaacctgctgcagctgaaccTAAAGAGACTTGACTACACATTATTGCAG CTTTCCAAGAAATATGGGACCGTGTTCAGTGTGAGTTTAGGACCTAAGAAAGTGGTGGTCCTCGCAGGATACAAGACAGTAAAGGAGGCACTTCTTAACTATGCTGATGAGTTTGGAGAAAGAGATCCAACAAGAATAGcacatgaagaaaataaaggccATG GTATTGTCTGGTCCAATGGAAATTCATGGAAAGAGATGAGACGCTTTACCATCACAAACCTGAGAGACTTCGGGATGGGTAGGAAGACATGTGAGGACAAAATCATTGAGGAATGTCACTACTTACTAGAAGTGTTTAAAAACTTCAAAG GGGAAGCCTTTGACACAACGCAATCAATGAACTATGCAGTCTGCAATATTATCTGCTCCATTGTCTATGGCAGCAGGTTTGAATATGATGACCCAAGGTTCACGTCCATGGTCgaccaaacaaacagaagaattaAACTCGTGGGCTCTGCGTCAACACAG CTGTACAACCTTTTTCCGTGGATTGGCAAATGGTTTAGTGACAGaagagaaatacaaaacataaacactTTCACAAGGAAACAGAACTTGGAGATTTTCAGTCGTTTGAAGGAGACCCTCAATCCACAGATGTGCAGAGGCTTGGTGGACGTCTTTCTGGTCCAACAGCAAAGTTTGGAG GAGTCGGGAAACACCAACAGTCACTTCCATGACGAGAATCTTATGACAACAGTTCAGAATCTGTTTGCTGCTGGCACTGAAACAACCTCAACTACACTGAGATGGGCACTTCTGCTTCTGGCCAAATATCCCAAAATACAGG ACCAGGTCCAAGAGGAGCTGAGCAGGGTTATAGGAAGTCGTCAGGTGCAGGTTGAGGACAGGAAGAACCTGCCCTTCACTGACGCTGTCATCCATGAAACACAGAGGCTGGCCAACACTGTTCCAATGGCTGCACCTCACAGAATGAGCCAAGACGTCACCTTCCAGGGCCACTTCATTAAGAAG GGGACCACTGTGTTTCCGCTCTTGACATCTGTCCTGTATGATGAGGCTGAGTGGGAGAAACCACACTCCTTCTATCCTGCTCACTTCCTGGACAAAGATGGGAAGTTCGTTAAGAGAGACGCCTTCATGGctttttctgcag GTCGTAGAATTTGTCCTGGAGAGAGTTTGGCCAGGATGGAGCTGTTCATTTTCTTCACCACCCTCCTTCAGCACTTTCgtttcactcctcctcctgGAGTTTCAGAGGAGGAACTGGATCTGACTCCAAGTGGGGGCTTCACCCTCAACCCTTCACCTCATAAACTGTGTGCTGTCTCTCTGATGTGA